The Anas acuta chromosome 1, bAnaAcu1.1, whole genome shotgun sequence genome segment tcaaggccctTCTGGAGCCTACCTCAGCAACCTGCTGAGTCTCTGTATTTGCACAGCCAGCTGTTCCCTATTAAGAGATTGTCTTTGGATCAAACTGACCAAGGGTGCAAAGCCAGTTCCTCTGTGAAGAGCACTTTTTGGTAGAGACAAATGCTGAATTTATGTGGACACAATCTCCATCATCTGATATATTGACATGAAACCTAAAAAGccaagagaaatacaaaaattagaGCAGAACTTTGGCCAAAATTTACAAGATCTATTTCTTATTCTGTCTAAAATTGGCTCCTACaaactgcagagagaaacaaacaaacaaacaaaacaacaaacacacccaaaaaaaaaaaaaaagagagaataatttaaaatgaatctCTTTCTTATTGGGATGATAAGAATTCTAAATGCATTGTCCGTGGTAATGCTCTGATGAGCCTTCTATTAATGTAAGTTGCTTTGATCTCCACAGGGACATACCATGTGTGCTTGTACTTCACAATTTACAATATGATGTGGACATAAAAGGCACAGATCACTCCCTGGCaagacagctttattttttccgACAGATATTGGCAGAATTCCCATCTGAGCATGGAGTTTGTATAGGGACAGATATTCCCCACAGTGATACACATTTTATACACTACTCATTTCTTCGAGTGTGGATTCAAATGCACAAGAATAAAGGGACTCTATGACAGTTCCAGCTTATTCTTTGCCCCTTCTCCACTTCTACTGGGACAAAACTAGATCAGCATTGGCACTTCTATAGTCATATGACAACCCTCGTTTGAGAAAACATGGCAGTTTAGCTACAGTGGAATAGCTAATACAGAATAACTTTTCCACATGGACAAAAAAGCTATGGATTCTCGTCTTGCATAGCGTATTTGAAAGAAAGCTCACAGGTTTGTGTTAAGTGACTCTCCATTCACccagaagaatttattttctgtcttttgtagTCCAATCCAGAAGTCTATAGTGCGCATTCGATATACTATAAATTCCTAggcaaaacacagaataaaagagCATATGGGTGtgattatatttttaagaaatgattATGATTTCAtagctttttataaaaaaacTGTGCATATATACACCGTGTCATAGAATGCCTGACTCAGCACTGTCTTGACTGTTATGTCACTGCAATTCCTTGAATGCCAGCTAAACTGTGTCTCTATCAAATTCCAGATATACAAGGAAACAAGTGACGGAGTTACAGAAACCGTTCCAGCAGCAGACATAACAGTAAACTCAAGCCACCAGAAACCTTACCAGATCTTGGGGGTGGTCGATTACTGCAAGGGAAGCTCCAAAGTCAGAGCAGAACTTCTGACTAGAATTCCAGTCTGCCACAGATCCTGAATGATAGTAACATTTCCTCTTGTAATACAGCCAGTCATCAGGGCATGGCTCCAGGTCTAGTAATGCAGGTGAATCTTTTGTTCAAATAAAGAGAACATGACTTGCTTagcattacatttttaaaaatagagttGTATACACATTTGCAAATTCTGGACCCATGTCCTCCAACTTAAAAATCTCTGAGACTTGCACTGAATCAAGAAAGACATAGGCAAACAATAAAATTATAGTGTTCTGTGTTAGTTCTTCCAGTTCTATCAGCTGTGGTATTTTCAGGAATGCCTGATTGGCTAGGCATGTGTCAGCAATGGAATCTTGCATGTGCAGGTACTCCCTTGGCACTGGAGACACAATATATAAGACCATCAGGATAGAACAGAGAGACTGTCTCTGCAGATATGATATCTATCATGAAGCAGCCAAAATTTATACTTAAACAGGTTCTGGTTTAAGGCACTTcatcacaaacaaaacaaaacaaaacaacaaaaaccaaccaaacaaacgAAAACACCTCTCCATGCCAGAAACAAGTCAAATCAAGCATTCAAGTATTGCCTTATTAACTCTGCTTATGGCTCTAGTGCCATTCCTCAGCATTTTGCTAAGCTGCAGTTAATAAAACCTTGCAGAATGTTAAATAATAAAGTCAGTTCAATGCCAGAGGAAACAATTATGGACAACCTAGGCAAcaatttagtttcttttttcagaTAATCCTTCTGTTCCTGCAGCCATGGTGAGTGGGAGGAGTGAATGCCAATGGAAATGCCTCTTACCCACCAGCAATGcacaaacagcaaaatgaaaggcAGAAATACTGAATCTCTCTTTCCCAGGCtagtttttttaataaatgcactCACGTAAGATAACCCCTATTAAGATGAAAAtcacaacaaaacagaagacaatTCCAGCAactgttttccagaaagaaagatgagaacACACACCTaaggagaataaataaataaataaataaataaatgcatgtcAAAGACCAGGACACGTGCAAAGAACTCAAGCTCATTACGATTTTCAAAGTACCAAACACCTGCAACCACCACTGGAACGACTGCATATTACCCATCTTCAGTCCCTCTAACTATAGACCGGGTTTCCAAAAGCATTAAGCCGCCAAATCCCAGAGAGATGCTTTCAGAAAACCATTCCCCGTGCGCTTACTCCCCatgggaagagagaagagaggtcTCAGAAGAGAGACAAGTCTGTTCCAGACTCTGGGCACGGCTGCCACCGGCCCCTCCCCTGTCTCACCCCACGACGCTCCTCGTGTCGGCTGTCCCGTCTCCAGGCACATCTGCACCCGGGTGGCCGTGGGGATGCTTCTCCCGGCACCGGGCGAGTAGGAAACGTGGACGACGAGTGTCTGGGAAGAGCCGCCGccgcagcagccgccgccgccgctcgtCGCCGTGCTCCAGCAGGAGAGGTGAAGCAGGGGCCGGTAGCTGGAGCAGCCCCTTTCAGTTTCTGACGCGGTGCTGGCTCCCCCTCTTCCGATGGGCTTGATTGCTTTCCTTCCTTGGAGAGCTTCCTTTCGCTAGCTCTCCTCAGCAGCATTCTGAGCGTTCAACTAAAGCAGGTTGGGGAAGGgcaaaagaagggaagaagcagcaaaaggCCCGGGACAGCCTGGCAGTTCATCTGCAGGTGTCTTGCAGCCTAGAATAAACGTAGTATTGCTTCTTTGCTATTTTCCCAGCTGTAGATGGGACTTGAAGATGAGCAGAGACTGCCGAAGCAATTGCTGAGGACATAGACTCCATGTATTATATGCAATGTGCCCTTCAAACACCTCACAGGTTGTCGAACAAGAGTCAGTGGTTTGTTCGCAGAGAAGAAAGTGCTGCACAAAATGTAAGatttttatgttgttatttAAGACATCTTCCTGCAGGGTGTCTGAAGTCTAGCTTGAAATCCGGGTCGCTTGGCTTGGACAAGATAAAGAGATGATAATTTAATTTGGGGCAAAGCTGTAGATACGCAATTTAAGATACCTATTTGTCTTTACTCCAAGcggtttttttttgtttttgtttttgttttttgtgtgtgtgtttgttttgtttttgtgtgtgtgtatatgtgtatgtgttaAAACAAGCATTTTACCATATGATAGTTTATCTGTATGATATACTGTTGGTTAATATGTAGGAAGTGAAGGCAAACCTCATTAGAGAAAATAGTCTGTGCCTTTGCAACAGATGAACACCTGCCTTTCACCTGCGTTGAAATATGTCTGTGAAAGAAGAGCTTGTGGCAAAGTGTAAGAAACAATCTACTGTCAATAACacaggctcaggagaggatctcagtgaagcagcatttttgttcgtgattgcaatggcaggcaTCCTGCAAGGAGGAGCGCACAGTGGAAGAGTATTAAGTATTCCCTATAACCCGACGCTTGATTCCTCCcgtttcctcattggctgagtgCTACAGGTTCACAAACTACTTGACACTTATTACTATACCATTTTTTGCAATTACATTTGACcaacctttaatttctccttttccttttttttctccttcttcttttctgaCTAGAAggcctgtgatttttttttttttttttttttttttttttgattttgcacTGCTCATCTTGTTCTTCTTAGCTATCCTTACtttgggacagtgggaccttccccttACCTGCTTAACTTACTCTCCACCATTATCCCACTGTTATGCCTGCACAAccacttttgaatatgcaaggttagtggGATTtcccactgcaaaaacacattctactgcaaaaacaaaattttgtttctcaCAAAAGGGAAAATAGGTCTGATTCAGGGTTGCAGCCATACGCTGAATCCGAACCTCGTCCTTTAATGGTTGAATTGTGTGAGAACATTCTCCCGTGTGCATTCTCAAACTTGCATGTAGTTTGACTGGTCAGTGATGACCTACAAATTTTCAGACTTCAGAGGTTAGCACTAAGAGGTCTCTAAAACACAGTGAAGGAGACTGGAAGGCTTAAATTTGCTACACTGCAATTTGTACATCTATTGAAAACTTTTGTATATTTATGGTTCAAAACAATGCCAATTAGACAATGATTGCCATTTTGTTAAGCTGTCAAGTTACgtaaatatcatagaatcatatcaATTCAGACTACCTTTTTTGACTTCAGTAGTGCTTTGTATTTACATTATTAAACTTTAACTTAAATGCtattctgctgctgtttcatttaTACACAACTACAGTCTGATCCTAAGTGCTCATATATACAACACCATTAATGATCTTCTTTTTCACAGGCAACTTTCTACGTACAGCATTTCTGCTGGTGATGATCATTTTATTTGTTGGTAAGCCTTTGAAAGATTTTCCATTTGAGATATGTTTCCTCTGACTACTGGGCTTCAGGATCACAGCAATCAAACAGATCAACATGGTACTGCTTGCAGAGTCACAACACCTGGGACTTCTGCCACTATTTCAGTTTTGATGTTGGTATAAGGTTGAATAACATCCAGGCAGCGTTTAAAATGAGGGAGAATTTTCCCTACAAATAAAATTCAGATGATTTAGCtgtaaaattgcttttctttctttttttgtttgttgagtCTTTGCTACTCTTCAGAGCATAGTCTCTTGCCTGGCCATTCATGTGGCATATGGATGTCCTGTTGATGCTTACACCAGTAACCTTTCTGATTATACCAGCTGGTGTTCTCTCAGCATCACATCTCCAGGCACAGACTCCAAGCTTGTTGTCTGCTCCTATATCTggttttgattgcttttttattatcaCATCTGGAAGACAACTACATCATACAGCTAGATTATCTTTCTTACAAATGGTCTTTATGTGtcattctgcctttttttttttttaaaaccagtttGTGTtgcatgctgtatttttaagaaaaagtcaGCCTTACCTGGCACTGCCACAAGGGAAGTGAGATGTGCATCTGCTGTCCGATGCAGAGCTCATCAATAGGAGTacaggctgtgctgcctgctttATTATTTGAGGTACCCAAGTCACTGGATGCATGAGTCTCAAtggaggctgtgctgctcaAGTCTGCAGAGGGAGCTCTTGAACCCCTAGATTAAATCTGCCTTCTCTCTGCCCCTTGTAACAACATGTGATATTTTATTGATGTCCTCTGCACATGCATGGAAACAAATGGAAGACAATAGTCACATCTGTCTCtgttaattttcctttcctttattaGACATTTATTTCAATAGAAATAGTCACAGTTTTTTGAAGGCATGGAGGGCAGTGCTCAGTGGAACTTGCTAAAGGGCCTGCAGTTATTGTGAATGGAATAGCtgactggaaaggaaaaagagaccAAAGTGTGGcaacagcaggcagcagagttTGGGAAATCAGTTCTCCTTCTGCAAGCTGCCATACTCATATAACGGTCAGTTACTGTCACTTCAAGGATAGCCATCACCAAGCACAAACAGTGGATAAATGTGCTTTGGGTGAGGAAGGTCTGGATTCAATCCCAGCAGAATAACCCAGGAAATATACTTTGTACGCAGGTTGAACCTGCAATtgttaaaaagacaaaatgctgCACCCAAAAGGTCACTGTAACTTTTCAGTAACTGAAGTAAATGCACATGAATTCTCTTTAACACAAGAAATTAAAGTAAGTGCTAAAGCAAAATATACCAGTGAGTCTTCTCACCCTCATAGAGCTACTGTGACAGAAAGAAGATGAAGGGGGACATCAAAACATGCTGGGGAATAACTTCCAACAACCATTCTCCAGACCATTATCTCCAAATAATGATAATTTTACCTCTTCATTAACAGATTTCATTCTCATCATATCAATATCTAATTTACTTACCTTCACACGTTTCTCAAACACTTAAAAGGTTTGATgcaaaatcaaagcaaattgTCTTGATATTGAAGCAACTTCATTACTTGAAGTAAATATTATCGATAAATTCATATAATATTATGTTTATTACCCTAttactggattaaaaaaatgtgtcaaTGCCTCTAATTCtctaaaatacatgttttccagacctatttattttatattaattttagNNNNNNNNNNNNNNNNNNNNNNNNNNNNNNNNNNNNNNNNNNNNNNNNNNNNNNNNNNNNNNNNNNNNNNNNNNNNNNNNNNNNNNNNNNNNNNNNNNNNNNNNNNNNNNNNNNNNNNNNNNNNNNNNNNNNNNNNNNNNNNNNNNNNNNNN includes the following:
- the LOC137841184 gene encoding C-type lectin domain family 2 member L-like isoform X3; amino-acid sequence: MCLETGQPTRGASWDSPALLDLEPCPDDWLYYKRKCYYHSGSVADWNSSQKFCSDFGASLAVIDHPQDLEFIVYRMRTIDFWIGLQKTENKFFWVNGESLNTNLFHVNISDDGDCVHINSAFVSTKKCSSQRNWLCTLGQFDPKTIS
- the LOC137841184 gene encoding C-type lectin domain family 2 member B-like isoform X1; this translates as MCLETGQPTRGASWGETGEGPVAAVPRVWNRLVSLLRPLFSLPMGSVCSHLSFWKTVAGIVFCFVVIFILIGVILHSPALLDLEPCPDDWLYYKRKCYYHSGSVADWNSSQKFCSDFGASLAVIDHPQDLEFIVYRMRTIDFWIGLQKTENKFFWVNGESLNTNLFHVNISDDGDCVHINSAFVSTKKCSSQRNWLCTLGQFDPKTIS
- the LOC137841184 gene encoding C-type lectin domain family 2 member L-like isoform X2, with the translated sequence MCLETGQPTRGASWGVCSHLSFWKTVAGIVFCFVVIFILIGVILHSPALLDLEPCPDDWLYYKRKCYYHSGSVADWNSSQKFCSDFGASLAVIDHPQDLEFIVYRMRTIDFWIGLQKTENKFFWVNGESLNTNLFHVNISDDGDCVHINSAFVSTKKCSSQRNWLCTLGQFDPKTIS